The proteins below are encoded in one region of Piliocolobus tephrosceles isolate RC106 unplaced genomic scaffold, ASM277652v3 unscaffolded_40702, whole genome shotgun sequence:
- the LOC113223294 gene encoding HEAT repeat-containing protein 6-like translates to MDDITFCMLLQNALKGIQSLLNGGRMKLTQTDELGALLAVPKKFMFHGLPGLNIEMPTVLYPTPLPQYDGRTPIKPRQSESSASRPTLVHL, encoded by the exons ATGGATGATATCACATTTTGCATG TTACTGCAAAATGCATTAAAAGGTATACAGTCACTTCTAAATGGTGGGAGAATGAAACTAACACAGACTGATGAACTTGGAGCACTTTTAGCTGTGCCAAAG AAGTTCATGTTTCACGGACTGCCCGGACTAAACATAGAGATGCCCACAGTGTTATACCCAACTCCGCTTCCTCAGTATGATGGGCGAACACCTATCAAACCACGGCAATCAGAATCCAGTGCTTCTCGACCAACTTTGGTACATTTA